Proteins found in one Corynebacterium sanguinis genomic segment:
- a CDS encoding DUF4177 domain-containing protein, with product MTKWEYATVPLLTHATKQILDTWGEDGWELVTVTPGPTPENLVAYMKREV from the coding sequence ATGACTAAATGGGAATACGCCACCGTGCCGCTTCTGACCCACGCCACCAAGCAGATCCTGGATACCTGGGGCGAGGACGGCTGGGAACTCGTCACCGTCACTCCCGGCCCGACGCCGGAGAACCTCGTCGCCTACATGAAGCGCGAGGTCTAG
- a CDS encoding RidA family protein, with protein MAASFTEKLSALGLELPEAVAPLAAYVPATRVGNQVWTSGQLPLIDGSLPTTGKVGAEVSEDEGYELARRACLNALAAIDALVGLDNVTRVLKVVGFVASAPDFTGQPKVINGVSELIGEVFGDASAHARSAVGVAVLPLDSPVEVEIIVEVADAAA; from the coding sequence GTGGCTGCGTCGTTCACCGAGAAGCTGTCCGCCCTCGGCCTCGAGCTGCCTGAGGCCGTCGCGCCTCTTGCCGCCTACGTCCCCGCCACCCGCGTGGGAAACCAGGTGTGGACCTCGGGGCAGCTGCCGCTTATCGACGGCTCCCTGCCAACAACAGGCAAGGTCGGAGCCGAGGTTTCGGAGGATGAGGGCTACGAGCTGGCGCGCCGCGCTTGCCTCAACGCGCTTGCCGCGATCGACGCGCTGGTCGGGCTCGACAACGTTACCCGCGTGCTCAAGGTCGTAGGCTTCGTCGCCTCCGCGCCGGACTTCACCGGCCAGCCGAAGGTAATCAACGGTGTCAGCGAGCTCATCGGGGAGGTCTTCGGCGATGCCAGTGCCCACGCCCGCTCCGCGGTCGGCGTCGCCGTGCTGCCGCTGGACTCGCCCGTTGAGGTGGAGATCATCGTCGAGGTAGCGGACGCGGCTGCATAA
- a CDS encoding MBL fold metallo-hydrolase, producing the protein MQHPAYSQLRPVTPSASVVLCPNPSYAALEGTNSWVVRVPEDEFSIVVDPGPEDEGHLNVLSAKGEKVALILLTHRHHDHADGAQRFRQLTGAPIRAVDPQYCAGAEPLVDGEVISIDGISPQLKVVATPGHTRDSVSFFVYSAAAGESELEGIITGDTIAGRHTTMISETDGDLGDYLDSLTLLEEQGEGVRLLPGHGPEGDDVSEFARKYLERRTQRLEQIREVIREHGVDADINTFVDAIYDDVDPVLRGAAEQSTRVALRYIRNQG; encoded by the coding sequence ATGCAGCATCCCGCTTACAGCCAACTGCGGCCGGTTACCCCTTCTGCTTCCGTCGTGCTCTGCCCGAACCCGAGCTACGCGGCGTTGGAGGGCACAAACTCCTGGGTTGTCAGGGTGCCCGAGGACGAGTTCAGCATCGTCGTCGACCCGGGGCCCGAGGACGAGGGCCACCTCAACGTGCTCAGCGCGAAGGGCGAGAAGGTGGCGCTGATCCTGCTCACCCACCGCCACCACGACCACGCGGACGGCGCGCAGCGCTTCCGCCAGCTCACCGGCGCGCCAATCCGCGCCGTTGACCCGCAGTACTGTGCGGGCGCCGAGCCGCTTGTCGACGGCGAAGTGATCTCCATCGACGGCATCTCCCCACAATTGAAGGTCGTGGCCACCCCGGGCCACACCCGCGATTCGGTGAGCTTCTTCGTCTACTCGGCAGCGGCCGGCGAATCTGAGCTCGAGGGCATTATCACCGGAGATACGATCGCGGGTCGCCACACCACGATGATTTCCGAAACCGACGGAGACCTCGGTGACTACCTCGATTCCCTGACCCTGCTGGAGGAGCAGGGCGAGGGCGTGCGCTTGCTGCCCGGCCATGGCCCAGAGGGCGATGACGTTTCGGAGTTCGCGCGCAAGTACCTAGAGCGCCGCACCCAGCGCCTCGAGCAGATCCGCGAGGTGATCCGTGAGCATGGGGTGGACGCGGACATTAACACCTTCGTCGACGCGATCTACGACGACGTCGACCCGGTCCTGCGCGGCGCCGCCGAGCAGTCCACCCGCGTCGCGCTGCGCTACATCCGCAACCAGGGCTAA
- a CDS encoding GatB/YqeY domain-containing protein — MSELKDKIRADLKEAMKAREKERTGTIRMLLAAIQAAETEGTKHEVGDDEIIAIIAREIKKRRESAEIYRTNDRADLADTELAEVDVLEGYQPKQLDDAELNALVDEAIAETGADSMAQMGAVMKAATAKAAGRADGKRLSAAVKDRLGS, encoded by the coding sequence ATGAGTGAGCTGAAAGACAAAATTCGCGCCGACCTGAAAGAGGCCATGAAGGCCAGGGAGAAGGAGCGCACGGGCACGATCCGCATGCTGCTGGCCGCGATCCAGGCCGCAGAGACCGAGGGCACCAAGCACGAGGTTGGTGACGACGAGATCATCGCGATCATCGCCCGCGAGATCAAGAAGCGGCGCGAGTCCGCGGAGATTTACCGCACCAACGACCGCGCGGACCTCGCCGACACCGAGCTTGCCGAGGTTGATGTGCTCGAGGGCTACCAGCCGAAGCAGCTTGACGACGCCGAGCTTAACGCCCTAGTCGACGAGGCGATTGCCGAGACCGGCGCGGACTCCATGGCCCAGATGGGTGCCGTGATGAAGGCGGCGACGGCCAAGGCCGCCGGCCGCGCCGACGGAAAGCGCCTCTCCGCCGCGGTCAAAGACCGTCTGGGCAGCTAA
- a CDS encoding transglycosylase domain-containing protein yields the protein MSALSSLGKLLVAILAAGLVIAAALAPIAGLGGVAVARTSQTMQTNLSDLTDGHVPGVTTITDVNGQPMAWLFNQRRYEVPSEEISQYAKDALVSTEDRRFYQHDGVDMQGFARAMVTNLLAGGVEQGASTINQQYVKNYLWLVDAESAEDAIAATEQSIPRKLREMRMASDLDKTLDKDTILARYLNLVSFGNHSFGIEAASRTYFDVPARDLGPKQAALLIGLLQSVEYLNPYTNPEGAIERRNTVLNNMAAYGSITQEEADALSAEPLDTLPQPILLPDGCLAAGDNGFMCDYALTYLASKGLPQEELEKGAYTITTTLDPTVQMSAVNAIRSSVDPSTPGVAGVLNVVRPGEDSRDIAAMASSRFYGLDLEANQTIMPQPSSLVGNGAGSVFKIFAAGAALEQGMGLDTMLDTPERSVVYGMGAGGADNCPPGAYCVENAGTYAPKLSLRDALAQSPNTTFIELIQKVGVEPTVDMAVRLGLRSYAADGTYDGERSIEQAAAEGNMGSFVLGPLAVNALELSNVGATLASNGRWCEPNPIAKVTDRFGQEVYIDRPACEQAVDKEVAAALAQGMSEDIKSGTAKRAAAAAGWDAPVAAKTGTTESHQSSAFFGFNRALAGAPYIYNDGTQTTPLCTSPVRQCSEGTLFGGNEAADAWFRMANGVPGARNAGLPESSAVYERGTRQAALDSVVGMDTEAARSRLEEQGLRVVLQTVFGDGAPRGTVIAAEPMDPNLAPGSLVKLNVSDGSAPRQTESRTEPTPPRAPSRPSPELEELQRQIDDARSQLNEIFG from the coding sequence GTGTCAGCTCTCTCTTCGCTCGGAAAACTGCTCGTCGCCATACTCGCGGCGGGCCTCGTCATCGCGGCCGCCCTCGCCCCCATCGCGGGGCTCGGCGGTGTCGCTGTCGCGCGCACATCGCAGACAATGCAGACGAACCTCTCCGACCTCACCGACGGCCACGTCCCCGGCGTGACTACGATCACCGACGTCAACGGCCAGCCGATGGCGTGGCTGTTCAACCAGCGCCGCTACGAGGTGCCCAGCGAGGAAATTTCCCAGTACGCCAAGGACGCCCTCGTCTCCACCGAGGACCGGCGCTTCTACCAGCACGACGGGGTGGACATGCAGGGCTTCGCCCGCGCGATGGTGACCAACCTGCTCGCCGGCGGGGTGGAGCAGGGCGCGTCCACCATCAACCAGCAGTACGTAAAGAACTACCTGTGGCTTGTCGACGCCGAATCCGCCGAGGATGCCATCGCCGCCACCGAGCAGTCCATCCCCCGCAAGCTGCGCGAGATGCGCATGGCCTCGGACCTGGACAAGACGCTGGACAAGGACACGATTCTCGCCCGCTACCTCAACCTCGTATCCTTCGGCAACCACTCGTTTGGCATCGAAGCGGCCTCGCGCACCTATTTCGACGTGCCCGCGCGCGACCTGGGCCCCAAGCAGGCCGCACTGCTGATCGGCCTGCTGCAGTCCGTCGAATACCTCAACCCGTACACCAACCCCGAGGGCGCGATCGAGCGCCGCAACACGGTGCTCAACAACATGGCCGCCTACGGGTCGATCACGCAGGAGGAGGCCGACGCCCTGTCCGCCGAGCCGCTGGATACCCTCCCGCAGCCCATTTTGCTTCCCGACGGCTGCCTTGCGGCCGGCGACAACGGGTTCATGTGCGATTACGCCCTGACCTACCTGGCCAGCAAGGGCCTGCCTCAGGAGGAGTTGGAAAAGGGTGCGTACACGATTACGACCACCCTCGACCCGACGGTTCAAATGAGCGCGGTCAACGCGATTCGCAGCAGTGTTGACCCGTCCACCCCCGGCGTTGCCGGTGTCCTCAACGTCGTGCGCCCGGGCGAGGATTCGCGCGACATCGCCGCGATGGCGTCGTCACGCTTCTACGGGCTCGACTTGGAAGCGAACCAGACGATCATGCCGCAGCCGTCGTCCCTGGTGGGCAACGGTGCCGGCTCAGTGTTCAAGATCTTCGCCGCCGGTGCCGCCCTTGAGCAGGGAATGGGCCTGGACACCATGCTAGATACCCCGGAGCGCTCCGTCGTTTACGGCATGGGCGCCGGCGGCGCCGACAACTGCCCACCCGGTGCTTACTGCGTCGAAAACGCCGGCACGTACGCGCCCAAGCTCTCGCTTCGCGACGCCCTCGCGCAGTCGCCCAACACCACCTTCATTGAGCTCATCCAAAAGGTCGGCGTGGAGCCCACGGTAGACATGGCCGTCCGCCTCGGGCTGCGGTCTTATGCCGCCGACGGCACCTACGACGGCGAGCGCTCGATTGAGCAGGCCGCCGCCGAGGGCAACATGGGCTCGTTTGTCCTCGGCCCGCTCGCGGTCAACGCGCTGGAGCTGTCCAACGTCGGCGCAACCCTGGCCTCTAACGGGCGCTGGTGCGAGCCGAACCCGATCGCAAAGGTGACGGACAGATTCGGCCAAGAGGTCTACATCGACCGCCCCGCCTGCGAGCAGGCCGTGGACAAGGAAGTCGCCGCCGCCTTGGCGCAGGGCATGTCGGAAGACATCAAGTCCGGAACGGCGAAACGCGCCGCCGCAGCGGCTGGGTGGGACGCTCCGGTCGCCGCGAAGACGGGTACGACCGAATCGCACCAGTCCTCGGCGTTCTTCGGGTTCAACCGGGCGTTGGCGGGCGCCCCCTACATTTACAATGACGGGACGCAGACCACCCCGCTGTGCACCAGTCCTGTGCGCCAGTGCTCTGAGGGCACCTTGTTTGGCGGCAACGAGGCCGCCGATGCTTGGTTCCGCATGGCAAACGGCGTGCCGGGGGCGCGGAACGCTGGCCTACCCGAGTCGAGCGCGGTGTACGAACGCGGCACGCGCCAGGCGGCACTTGATTCGGTCGTGGGGATGGACACGGAGGCTGCGCGCTCCAGGCTCGAGGAGCAGGGCCTGCGCGTAGTTCTGCAGACCGTCTTCGGCGACGGCGCGCCGCGCGGCACTGTTATCGCCGCAGAGCCGATGGACCCGAACCTCGCCCCGGGGTCTCTGGTCAAGCTCAACGTATCCGATGGCTCCGCACCGCGTCAGACGGAGTCGCGGACCGAGCCGACCCCGCCGCGTGCGCCGTCGCGGCCCTCGCCGGAGCTCGAGGAGCTGCAGCGCCAGATTGACGACGCCCGCAGCCAACTCAACGAGATCTTCGGCTAG
- a CDS encoding WhiB family transcriptional regulator gives MTATLGREALQAASVPHRTATTGTSRNYDSNGQLVFDRGEWVTLATCRSGDPDALFVRGAEQRKAAAICRRCPVQMECLADALDNRIEFGVWGGLTERQRRAVLRQNKHVTDWVEHLASGSEVAGL, from the coding sequence ATGACGGCAACGTTGGGCCGAGAAGCCCTCCAAGCGGCATCCGTGCCGCACCGCACCGCTACTACAGGGACGTCGAGGAATTACGATTCAAACGGCCAGCTTGTGTTCGACCGTGGCGAATGGGTCACCCTGGCGACGTGCCGTTCCGGCGACCCCGATGCGTTGTTCGTCCGTGGCGCTGAGCAGCGCAAAGCGGCCGCGATTTGCCGTCGCTGCCCGGTGCAGATGGAGTGCCTCGCAGACGCGCTGGACAACCGCATCGAGTTCGGCGTATGGGGCGGGCTCACCGAACGCCAGCGCCGCGCCGTGCTGCGCCAAAACAAGCACGTCACCGACTGGGTGGAGCACCTCGCCTCCGGCAGCGAGGTCGCGGGGCTCTAA